A stretch of [Clostridium] innocuum DNA encodes these proteins:
- the hydG gene encoding [FeFe] hydrogenase H-cluster radical SAM maturase HydG, with protein MYNKHSLKATEFIDDEEIKETLRFAQENKHNKELISSLIERAADCKGLTHREAAVLLECDLPEENEKMFTLAKQIKQKLYGNRIVMFAPLYLSNYCVNGCVYCPYHYKNKHIRRKKLTQEEIRQEVIALQDMGHKRLALETGEDPVHSPIEYVLESIKTIYGIKHKNGAIRRVNVNIAATTVDNYRKLKEAGIGTYILFQETYNKQSYEQLHPNGPKSNYAYHTEAMDRAMEGGIDDVGCGVLFGLNMYRYDFVGLLMHAEHLEAVHGVGPHTISVPRICPADDINPNEFSNAISDEIFTKIVAVLRIAVPYTGMIISTRESQKTREKVLDLGISQISGASSTSVGGYAVPEKEEENSAQFDVSDNRTLDEVVNWLLKLGYIPSFCTACYREGRTGDRFMSLVKSGQIANCCHPNALLTLREYLDDYAKEDTKKLGSAIIDRELLHIPNEKARETCASYLHSIDNGKRDFRF; from the coding sequence ATGTACAATAAACATTCACTGAAAGCAACGGAATTTATTGACGATGAGGAAATCAAAGAAACACTGCGCTTTGCACAGGAAAACAAACACAATAAGGAATTGATCAGCTCCCTGATTGAGCGAGCCGCAGATTGTAAGGGGCTTACACACAGAGAGGCTGCGGTGTTATTGGAATGTGATCTTCCTGAGGAAAATGAAAAGATGTTTACGCTGGCAAAACAGATCAAGCAGAAGCTGTATGGCAATCGCATTGTTATGTTTGCTCCGCTGTATCTTTCCAACTACTGTGTTAACGGCTGTGTATACTGTCCCTATCATTATAAGAACAAGCATATTCGAAGAAAAAAGCTGACGCAGGAAGAAATAAGGCAGGAGGTTATTGCCCTGCAGGATATGGGACACAAGCGACTTGCTCTGGAAACAGGAGAGGATCCTGTTCACTCACCGATTGAATATGTACTTGAGAGTATTAAAACGATTTACGGCATCAAGCATAAGAATGGAGCTATTCGCCGAGTGAATGTAAATATCGCGGCAACAACTGTGGATAATTACCGAAAGCTGAAGGAAGCAGGAATCGGTACGTATATCCTGTTTCAGGAAACCTACAACAAACAATCATATGAACAGCTGCATCCGAACGGACCGAAATCAAACTATGCCTACCACACGGAGGCAATGGATCGTGCCATGGAGGGCGGTATTGATGATGTCGGCTGTGGGGTATTGTTTGGATTGAATATGTATCGTTATGACTTTGTAGGACTTTTAATGCATGCTGAGCATCTGGAGGCGGTTCACGGCGTTGGTCCGCATACAATCAGTGTTCCACGTATCTGTCCTGCTGACGATATAAATCCGAATGAATTTTCAAATGCCATCAGTGATGAGATATTTACAAAAATTGTTGCTGTATTGCGAATTGCTGTACCATATACCGGTATGATTATCTCTACAAGAGAATCACAGAAAACAAGAGAAAAGGTTCTTGATCTCGGTATTTCTCAGATATCCGGAGCTTCTTCCACCAGTGTCGGCGGCTATGCAGTACCGGAAAAGGAAGAGGAAAACAGTGCGCAGTTTGATGTGAGTGATAACCGTACCCTGGATGAGGTGGTTAACTGGTTGTTGAAGCTGGGCTATATACCGAGCTTCTGTACGGCATGCTATCGGGAAGGAAGAACAGGGGACCGCTTTATGAGTCTGGTAAAATCCGGACAGATTGCGAACTGCTGTCATCCAAACGCATTATTGACACTGCGGGAGTATCTGGATGATTATGCAAAAGAGGATACAAAAAAGCTTGGCAGTGCCATAATAGATCGGGAGCTGTTACATATTCCAAATGAGAAAGCAAGAGAAACCTGTGCCTCCTATCTGCATTCCATTGATAATGGAAAACGGGATTTCCGGTTTTAA
- a CDS encoding class II aldolase, with product MKIVNGFDLLAYAKEKKLLLPAFNTTNLEMTKAIIKGLNAVHLPGMVQISSNNLHLSNPEVIAYMMREFLKGTDTPVGLHLDHGKSFDDVKACVDAGFTSIMVDASHLNFEENIKEVQKTVEYCHFYHVPVEAELGAIMGKEDDDVNEADCKTDPALVKEFVERSGCDILAVSIGNVHGLDAVAKIDLALLKRIAEVSPVPLVLHGGSGIPFDQVKQMRDYNMIKVNYGSDLRRAFIQTFGEAYEKNHNEANLYGLSAKAVENVSKTAADLVLIINGLKES from the coding sequence ATGAAAATTGTAAATGGTTTTGATCTGCTAGCATACGCAAAGGAAAAAAAGCTTCTTCTGCCGGCATTCAACACGACGAATCTGGAAATGACAAAGGCGATTATAAAGGGATTGAATGCTGTTCACCTCCCGGGTATGGTACAGATATCCTCCAACAACCTGCATTTATCAAATCCGGAAGTGATTGCTTATATGATGAGAGAGTTTTTAAAGGGGACAGATACACCAGTCGGGCTGCATCTGGATCATGGAAAAAGCTTTGATGATGTTAAGGCATGTGTGGATGCGGGCTTTACCTCCATCATGGTGGATGCTTCCCATCTGAATTTCGAAGAAAATATAAAAGAGGTACAGAAAACAGTGGAATACTGTCATTTCTATCATGTTCCGGTGGAAGCAGAGCTGGGAGCTATCATGGGAAAAGAGGATGATGATGTAAATGAGGCAGACTGTAAAACGGATCCTGCACTGGTAAAAGAATTTGTGGAGCGCTCCGGGTGTGATATTCTGGCCGTTTCCATCGGAAATGTACATGGTCTTGATGCTGTGGCGAAGATTGATCTTGCACTGCTGAAAAGGATTGCGGAAGTTTCACCTGTTCCGCTTGTGCTGCATGGCGGCTCCGGTATTCCGTTTGATCAGGTAAAACAGATGCGGGACTATAACATGATCAAGGTGAATTACGGTTCGGATCTGCGCAGGGCATTCATTCAGACATTTGGAGAGGCTTATGAAAAGAATCATAACGAAGCTAATCTGTATGGTCTCAGTGCAAAGGCAGTGGAGAATGTCAGCAAAACAGCTGCTGATCTCGTTTTGATCATCAACGGGCTGAAGGAATCATAG
- a CDS encoding PRD domain-containing protein, with amino-acid sequence MLTKRQSSIFLELCEKVGEYYKANYFSDKFNISLRTIQNDIKAIKEDTASLSDIFIIDSRVPFGTRIKILDRERFAHYLNDLKMQSDKYNINYRDDRIYKLLNFLLSQRKSISLTKCADYIYVSKSTLTSDLKELEKTLSKFSLRLIQTKGYIWIDGLERDKRICLMDVSYAYHPMIPSKLISDTEAVHVEFIRKTLMKELLEKQYPISDVEFQNIIIWLNISIRRITNFFYLNDEDIDGEGTYDTEIKIAGNIFERIETKYLIRVPQTEINFLAMYINNHSNFSNTDYISEDLNTFILHALQRIHESYPTDFTHDVNLRISLALHCVPLISRARNNVQIKNEMLDYIKQSFPYAFDIATYFSYLLSERYTCKIKESETAFLAIYFNKSINEYSVLKGNKRVCIITNLKRSEYFLLEQFLYDKFQKYIVSITFVSSNELDDLDLDAYDLFFSTEDNRATESGLATKIAFFPDSNELEKIKVRIEGFKNVEDIMKLFDPKLFFVKDFTEKEEIQTCLVHAASDLYKLDNLAEEIELREEFGSTYFGNGIAILHPMHLLTDDSFIGEIILKKPAVWDTEGNHVNLIFLVCIQKNNLEAFRAWDYLSPLLFNNEFKQEILSVEDYDDFKRICEENLKSHIL; translated from the coding sequence ATGCTAACAAAAAGACAATCCAGTATTTTTTTAGAGCTTTGCGAAAAAGTTGGTGAATACTATAAAGCAAACTATTTTTCGGATAAATTTAACATCAGTCTGCGTACCATCCAAAATGATATCAAGGCAATAAAAGAGGACACTGCTTCTTTATCTGATATATTCATAATTGATTCCAGAGTACCCTTCGGTACCAGAATTAAGATTCTGGACCGAGAGCGTTTTGCTCACTATCTCAATGATCTGAAAATGCAGTCGGATAAATACAATATCAATTACAGAGATGATCGTATTTATAAGCTGTTAAACTTTCTGCTGAGCCAGAGAAAAAGCATTTCCCTGACAAAATGTGCAGATTATATCTATGTGTCAAAATCCACACTGACCAGTGATTTAAAAGAGCTGGAAAAAACATTGTCCAAATTCTCCTTACGTCTGATTCAGACAAAGGGTTATATATGGATAGACGGGCTGGAACGGGATAAGCGCATCTGTCTGATGGATGTCAGCTATGCATACCATCCCATGATACCAAGCAAGCTGATATCCGATACGGAGGCTGTTCATGTGGAATTCATAAGAAAGACTTTGATGAAGGAGCTGCTGGAGAAACAGTATCCGATTTCCGATGTTGAGTTTCAGAATATTATTATCTGGCTGAATATATCCATACGGAGAATCACCAACTTCTTTTATCTGAATGATGAGGATATTGACGGTGAGGGTACCTATGACACGGAAATTAAAATCGCAGGGAATATCTTTGAGCGGATTGAAACAAAATATCTGATCCGTGTACCACAGACAGAAATCAATTTTCTGGCAATGTATATTAACAATCACAGTAATTTCAGCAATACTGATTATATATCAGAGGATCTGAATACATTTATTCTGCATGCGCTGCAGAGAATACATGAATCCTATCCGACGGATTTCACACATGATGTAAACCTGCGTATTTCACTGGCTTTGCATTGTGTTCCCCTGATATCCAGAGCACGCAACAATGTACAGATCAAGAATGAAATGCTGGATTATATCAAGCAGAGCTTTCCCTATGCATTTGATATTGCCACATATTTCTCCTACCTGTTATCAGAGCGCTATACATGTAAAATCAAAGAAAGCGAAACCGCCTTTCTTGCCATCTATTTCAATAAAAGCATCAATGAGTATTCTGTCTTAAAGGGCAACAAACGAGTATGTATCATAACGAACCTGAAGCGTTCTGAATATTTCCTTCTGGAACAGTTTCTGTATGATAAATTTCAGAAATATATCGTATCCATCACCTTCGTTTCCTCGAATGAATTGGATGATCTCGATTTGGATGCATACGATTTGTTCTTCTCAACCGAGGATAACAGGGCGACTGAATCCGGACTGGCGACAAAAATTGCATTCTTTCCCGATTCCAATGAGCTGGAGAAAATCAAGGTACGTATAGAAGGCTTTAAAAATGTTGAGGATATCATGAAGCTGTTTGATCCAAAGCTGTTTTTTGTAAAAGATTTCACAGAAAAGGAAGAAATTCAAACGTGTCTTGTCCATGCGGCATCTGACTTGTATAAGCTGGACAATCTCGCCGAGGAAATCGAACTGCGGGAGGAATTTGGTTCCACCTACTTCGGCAATGGAATCGCAATCCTTCATCCCATGCATCTGCTGACGGATGATTCCTTTATCGGCGAAATCATCCTCAAAAAGCCGGCAGTCTGGGATACTGAAGGGAATCATGTGAATCTGATTTTTCTGGTATGTATTCAGAAAAATAATCTGGAAGCCTTTCGTGCCTGGGATTATCTTTCTCCCTTACTGTTCAATAATGAATTCAAACAGGAAATTCTGTCTGTTGAGGATTACGATGATTTCAAACGGATATGTGAAGAAAATCTGAAATCGCATATATTATAG
- a CDS encoding ribulose-phosphate 3-epimerase yields the protein MTMKLTTTEFSFNASLSCIDLGHIAESMEEINQSRIKSLHYDMVDGQFNECFIFGDLMLKVFRSYTKLPITVHLACRNPIPYIKPCIANGADYIAIHYEADIDIEKAFQTVRDFGAKPVLAFRCDTPVPEDFIKVSEHAEWILKLSVQPGFSGQTFQEEAVRHIEKMHQLLMTAELDRVIEVDGNIHTGTIQKCAKAGATMFTGGTSGLCNHKHSIDESIVLLEQAIVAGGNSNGIDYE from the coding sequence ATGACCATGAAGCTGACGACAACAGAATTCAGTTTTAATGCATCCTTGTCCTGTATTGATCTTGGACATATTGCTGAGAGTATGGAGGAAATCAATCAATCTCGTATTAAAAGTCTTCACTATGACATGGTGGATGGTCAGTTTAATGAATGCTTCATTTTCGGTGATCTCATGCTGAAGGTATTTCGCAGCTATACTAAATTGCCGATTACGGTGCATCTGGCCTGTAGAAACCCGATTCCATATATTAAGCCCTGTATAGCAAACGGAGCAGATTATATTGCGATTCATTATGAGGCGGATATCGATATAGAAAAAGCTTTTCAAACAGTACGTGATTTTGGAGCAAAGCCTGTCCTTGCCTTTCGCTGTGATACACCGGTACCAGAAGATTTCATTAAAGTCTCTGAGCATGCGGAGTGGATTTTGAAACTAAGTGTCCAACCCGGTTTTTCAGGACAGACCTTTCAAGAGGAGGCAGTTCGCCATATAGAAAAAATGCATCAGCTGCTTATGACAGCAGAGCTTGACAGGGTGATCGAAGTTGATGGAAATATTCATACAGGGACCATACAGAAATGTGCAAAGGCGGGGGCAACGATGTTTACAGGAGGAACCTCCGGCTTATGTAATCATAAGCATTCCATTGATGAAAGCATCGTGCTTCTCGAACAGGCCATCGTTGCAGGAGGAAATTCAAATGGCATTGACTATGAATGA
- the hydF gene encoding [FeFe] hydrogenase H-cluster maturation GTPase HydF — protein sequence MSLQDTPNAVRLHIGIFGKRNSGKSTLLNAITKQKVSTVSPVAGTTTDPVVKAMELHGLGPVVFYDTAGFDDEGELGNLRVEKTVEVTQKTDMAILVFRDMDISWEMTWYKKLKEKQIPVLCIWNQDAEDEKAYADVVTQIEKKTGSDVLIANVKELVTDDVRQALIRLLPSDFTEETITGHLVQENDLVLLVMPQDIQAPKGRLILPQVQTIRDLLDHKCIIQSCTSDTIDAALSALSKPPKLIITDSQVFPLVYEKKPEESLLTSFSVLFAKYKGDIQYFIKSAKAIDQLTVNSRVLIAEACTHAPLAEDIGRVKIPAMLKKKYGDGLQVNIVSGTDFPKELQDYDFIIHCGACMFNKKYVQFRVEQAKKEGIPMTNYGIAIAYMKGILEHIIY from the coding sequence ATGAGTCTTCAGGACACACCCAATGCAGTACGTCTGCATATTGGCATATTTGGAAAACGAAACAGCGGGAAGTCCACACTGTTAAATGCCATTACGAAGCAGAAGGTCTCTACCGTTTCTCCTGTGGCGGGGACAACCACGGATCCTGTAGTAAAAGCGATGGAGCTTCATGGTCTTGGACCGGTGGTATTTTATGACACTGCAGGCTTTGATGATGAAGGGGAACTGGGGAATCTGCGTGTTGAAAAAACAGTGGAAGTCACTCAGAAAACAGATATGGCAATTCTGGTATTCCGTGACATGGATATTTCCTGGGAAATGACATGGTATAAGAAGTTAAAAGAAAAACAGATTCCTGTTCTTTGCATATGGAATCAGGATGCTGAAGATGAGAAAGCATATGCGGATGTGGTTACACAGATTGAGAAGAAAACAGGTAGTGACGTACTTATTGCAAATGTGAAGGAGCTGGTGACGGATGATGTTCGTCAGGCTTTGATTCGTCTGCTTCCCTCTGATTTTACGGAAGAAACGATCACCGGACATCTGGTACAGGAAAATGATCTTGTTCTGCTTGTTATGCCGCAGGATATACAGGCTCCAAAGGGAAGATTGATCCTGCCGCAGGTACAGACAATTCGCGATCTGCTGGATCACAAATGTATTATTCAAAGCTGTACAAGCGATACGATAGATGCGGCTCTTTCAGCTTTGTCAAAGCCGCCGAAGCTGATAATCACAGACTCACAGGTGTTTCCTCTTGTATATGAAAAAAAGCCGGAGGAAAGTTTGTTGACCTCATTCTCCGTACTATTCGCAAAATACAAAGGGGATATCCAATATTTCATAAAAAGTGCAAAGGCTATTGATCAGCTGACTGTAAACAGCAGAGTTCTAATTGCCGAAGCCTGTACACATGCCCCACTTGCGGAGGATATCGGCAGGGTTAAGATTCCTGCTATGCTGAAGAAAAAATATGGAGACGGCTTGCAGGTGAATATTGTCAGCGGTACGGACTTTCCGAAAGAACTGCAGGACTATGATTTCATCATTCATTGCGGTGCCTGCATGTTTAATAAAAAATATGTTCAATTCAGAGTGGAACAGGCAAAAAAGGAAGGAATACCGATGACGAATTACGGAATTGCTATCGCATATATGAAAGGGATACTGGAGCATATTATATATTGA
- a CDS encoding iron-only hydrogenase system regulator, with protein METRVAVIGIIVENTESAEKINSILHEYAQYILGRMGVPYQKRGISVISIIIDAPQPVISALSGKLGKLEGVSTKALYSNVMENIDG; from the coding sequence ATGGAAACTAGAGTTGCTGTTATCGGTATCATTGTCGAAAATACGGAGTCTGCTGAAAAAATCAATTCCATACTTCATGAATATGCACAATATATTCTTGGTCGTATGGGAGTGCCGTATCAGAAAAGAGGGATTTCTGTTATCAGTATTATCATAGATGCACCTCAGCCTGTCATTTCTGCATTATCCGGTAAACTGGGGAAATTAGAGGGTGTCAGTACAAAGGCACTGTATTCCAATGTGATGGAGAATATAGATGGATAA
- the hydE gene encoding [FeFe] hydrogenase H-cluster radical SAM maturase HydE, translating to MDNVSFLIEKLYMEGWLRDEEFLEVLIHHGENEIRNLLAEYARKTAHRYYGNKVYTRGLIEFSNYCRNDCYYCGIRRSNSHAQRYRLKKEDILTCCDEGYNLGFRTFVLQSGEDGYYTDELLIEIITDIKRRYPDCAITLSLGEKEKESYQCYYDAGADRYLLRHETSNAQHYRCLHPKELTSEHRKQCLRDLKAIGFQTGCGIMVGSPSQTLRHIVEDLHFMKELQPEMVGIGPFLPHHDTPFYNEPAGSFTLTLTLLSIIRLILPDVLLPATTALGTIDPQGREQGILAGANVVMPNLSPVAVRKKYMLYDDKICTGDEAAECRVCLSNRMKRIGYELVTDRGDSIRKLEEKRICTINIH from the coding sequence ATGGATAATGTTTCTTTTCTGATCGAAAAGCTGTATATGGAAGGCTGGCTAAGAGATGAAGAATTTCTTGAGGTACTTATACATCATGGTGAGAATGAAATAAGAAATCTGCTTGCGGAGTATGCAAGAAAAACAGCGCACAGATACTATGGAAATAAGGTGTATACCCGTGGATTGATAGAGTTTAGCAACTACTGTCGCAATGACTGCTATTACTGCGGTATCCGCCGCAGCAATTCCCATGCGCAAAGATACCGTCTGAAAAAAGAGGATATCCTTACCTGCTGTGATGAAGGCTATAATCTTGGATTTCGTACCTTTGTCCTGCAGTCCGGGGAGGATGGATATTATACGGATGAGCTTCTGATTGAAATCATAACTGATATAAAACGGCGGTATCCGGATTGTGCTATCACATTATCACTTGGAGAAAAAGAGAAGGAGAGCTATCAGTGCTATTATGATGCAGGTGCAGATCGTTACCTGCTGCGTCATGAAACAAGCAATGCACAGCATTATCGTTGTCTGCATCCAAAAGAGCTTACCAGTGAGCATCGCAAGCAGTGCTTAAGAGATTTGAAGGCGATCGGTTTTCAGACCGGCTGCGGAATCATGGTCGGCTCTCCCTCACAGACGCTGAGGCATATTGTAGAGGATTTGCATTTCATGAAGGAGCTTCAGCCGGAAATGGTGGGAATCGGGCCTTTTCTTCCGCATCATGATACACCGTTTTACAATGAACCGGCCGGCAGCTTCACGCTGACACTGACACTGCTTTCCATTATCCGTCTGATCCTGCCGGATGTACTTCTTCCGGCGACTACAGCTCTGGGTACGATTGATCCACAGGGAAGAGAACAGGGGATTTTAGCAGGTGCCAACGTTGTGATGCCCAATCTCAGTCCGGTAGCTGTGAGAAAGAAATACATGCTGTATGATGATAAAATCTGTACCGGTGATGAAGCAGCCGAATGCAGAGTATGTCTTTCCAATCGTATGAAGCGTATTGGATATGAACTCGTAACAGATCGCGGCGACAGTATAAGAAAGTTAGAGGAAAAACGTATATGTACAATAAACATTCACTGA
- a CDS encoding zinc-binding dehydrogenase: MKACVLEKPYDVRIKELPIPEPKDDEVLLRVTVAGICTNDVRDYKGSRYTYPRIGGHEYAGVIEKLGKDVDNGIFHIGQKVVNYIIDECGVCYNCKHEHENICDSAESGKTFYNEGGISGYFGFAEYIAVKARHLHMVPNDTPDELAAFTEPLACVINSINKTGIRMGDDVVIIGGGVMGLLHVLCAKRQGASVIVSETSADRRKLALELGADAVIDPVESDPVEKIKQLTNGRGVNVVYNTTAIPAVAKQAIDMCAKSGLVNMFSSIHPNEPILVDAGRLHSQEIRITGTVSPTVRSFAQAVDCIAKGIIDVKPLIEKVYDYTDIKEALEAAMRPETFKVLVKFSE, translated from the coding sequence ATGAAAGCTTGTGTGTTAGAGAAACCGTATGATGTTCGTATCAAAGAACTTCCCATTCCTGAACCAAAAGACGATGAAGTGTTACTGAGAGTTACTGTCGCTGGAATTTGTACAAATGATGTCCGGGATTACAAAGGCTCCAGATATACGTATCCGCGTATCGGCGGGCATGAATATGCCGGGGTGATTGAAAAGCTTGGAAAAGATGTTGATAACGGAATATTCCATATTGGTCAAAAAGTGGTGAATTACATTATAGACGAATGCGGTGTCTGCTACAACTGTAAGCATGAACATGAAAATATCTGTGATTCAGCGGAAAGCGGAAAAACCTTTTATAACGAAGGAGGTATTTCCGGATACTTCGGGTTTGCCGAATACATTGCGGTAAAAGCACGTCATCTGCATATGGTACCAAATGATACGCCGGATGAACTGGCAGCATTTACAGAACCGCTTGCCTGTGTGATCAACAGCATCAATAAAACCGGAATACGCATGGGGGATGATGTTGTGATTATCGGTGGCGGAGTCATGGGACTGCTTCATGTTCTGTGTGCAAAGCGGCAGGGCGCAAGCGTCATTGTCAGCGAGACAAGTGCAGATCGCCGAAAGCTTGCACTTGAACTTGGGGCAGATGCAGTGATTGACCCTGTGGAAAGTGATCCTGTGGAGAAGATAAAGCAGCTGACAAACGGACGCGGTGTAAATGTTGTATACAATACTACGGCGATACCCGCAGTAGCCAAACAGGCAATCGATATGTGTGCCAAGAGCGGTCTTGTTAACATGTTCAGCTCGATTCATCCCAATGAACCGATTCTTGTGGATGCGGGGCGTCTGCATTCTCAGGAAATCCGGATTACCGGTACGGTCAGTCCGACGGTACGCTCCTTTGCACAGGCGGTAGACTGCATTGCCAAAGGAATCATAGATGTAAAACCGCTGATTGAAAAGGTGTATGACTATACTGACATTAAGGAAGCGCTGGAAGCTGCCATGCGTCCGGAAACCTTTAAGGTATTAGTGAAATTTTCAGAATAA